The following are encoded in a window of Phocoena phocoena chromosome 2, mPhoPho1.1, whole genome shotgun sequence genomic DNA:
- the MEIG1 gene encoding meiosis expressed gene 1 protein homolog, translating to MASSDVKPKSVSHAKKWSEEIENLYRFQHAGYRDEIEYKQVKQVSMVDRWPETGYVKKLQRRDNTFYYYNRQRECDDKEVHKVKIYAY from the exons ATGGCTAGTTCTGATGTGAAACCAAAATCAGTAAGTCATGCCAAAAAGTGGTcagaagagatagaaaatctGTACAGATTTCAACACGCAGGATATCGAGATGAAATTGAATATAAACAAGTGAAGCAAGTTTCTATG GTAGATCGTTGGCCAGAGACAGGATATGTGAAGAAACTTCAGAGACGGGACAATACTTTCTATTACTACAACAGGCAGAGGGAATGTGATGACAAGGAAGTCCACAAAGTGAAAATTTACGCTTACTAG